CGGTGGGGTTCACATATGTTATAGTGTATGGCTTGTAAAAGGGGGGTTGACTGTTGTCATAGTTCTCCAACTTCATACTTAAGCCTCTCTATGATGATTAGACTTTCAGAGAATAAACTCCAGAAGTTGGTTCTCTCCTAGTAGATCCAATGATAAGCAATTCATGGACCTCTTTCCCAGTAACGTGGACTTGACCTTGCAGTCTGATGTTGTATATGTACAACTATAGTCTATTTCTTCGATTGCACAGCCAAATGTGTAGCTTTGGGATGTGTCAGAAGTAAGCACAGAGGTAGAAAAAGGAGGATGAGTCTCCTGGTAAATGCGCACATCATCCAAGCTTTGACTGTAGCGATCAGCGGAGTTTCGGGATTTTGAGGTATTCGCCTGTGAAAGTGTAGCGTTaaattgcaaataaataaatacgaacgaaaatgtttaaaacatttttaagcgTTATTCTAAAGCATTCATTAAACAGAACAATCACTTATACCTCCCCACCGTGGTTTTGGAGGTGCATGGGATTTacacaaaacattttaaaatcttcACCAAAATCTAATAAAGTTATTGTGGGAATGAGGATACATGTGCACTTTCTTTTGCAACATAAGCATTATGGAGCCCATGATTAAATGTGGGGTTGATTTTTAATGGGCTTCCAATGCATAAGAGCAGAGAAAAAATAAGTACACAACATTTTTTTCTGATGCAGTGGATTACAATGCACAGTCCTGCATTACAGAGTGTTATGGTGCGCTGCATTAAAGTGCCATTCAAACATTCAAAACATTCGAACAGCACAACACGATAACAAAACTTAACAAGTGAAAAAGTCAGCCCATACCCAAAGTATGTAGTTTAGCTGGCACAGTGAGACTAGATTTGTTAAGGGAACAATGTTACTAGATATTactatattagatagatagatagatagatagatagatagatagatagatagatagatagatagatagatagatagatagatagatagatagatagatagaatagagagaatagagagaatgGCAGCCTTCCCAAAATATCCAAATCATTATTATTCTTACATACAGTTCATGCCTGGCCTTAAACATCTCCTACTCATAGGCgtggcacagggtgtgccagttgtgcccaggcacaccctaatcaccctgtgcagcatagaTTCTCCCTACTGTCCTAGCTCCTCCCTCTATGGCTTCCCTCCTGCTGGCTGTtgcagggatgttttaggatgaatggGAGAAGGGGCAAGTAAATATGTTATTtattggccccttccctttctgaataaagaTAGTGAGCAATCAGTAGGTAGTGTTTGAgcttttgggtgcacaccctaatgcaataggctgtgcacacctatgcttctACTGTATATAAAGATTTCTCAATGTAAATGTCTGCTGTGCTACAACCACCACTATTGTTCTCCAAGACTTATAAACAAACCCAATGCCATAAAGTATATGTGGTTTTTGTCAAAAACATATATTTCAATATAATTTACACCCTATTTATTGCATTTGAAATACCTTATGAAAAGGATCCACTCTTTGTCCTCTCAACTTCACAGCTGAAGATAAAAATCAAAGACGTGCTTAATTAAAATATTGCTTGATGCAGAGTTACATTTTTTGCAAACATTGTTCTTATGGCAGGAAtagtcttaaagtggtattaaaccccaaacccaaaaatgtaataaattattattattattattattattatacaggatttatatagcgccaacagtttgtgcagctctttaaattgcagtttaccaatcattagatgtggtaggTGCACAGGGGGCACATCTAGACaaaagcattgtcagtctgggggcatgagtgttatgcctcgtacacacggtcagactttccgAGACAAAAAAAGTCCAACAGGCTTTTTTCCCTCGGAAAgttcggccgtgtgtagcctccatctgactttttttgtcggaagtccgacggacctaagatagagaacctgttcaccggttgcacggtcaaaagtccgaccgtgtgtacgaggcattagatgtACTATCAGATTTAAATGCACTGACAAACTGAAGTCAAACTCCACCTAAAGCTTTGAAGGCAGTTAAAGCTATATTAAAAGGcagaatacttacctgctctgtgcagtgattttgcacagatcagcccgatcctcctcttctaagTTCCCCTGTCAGCGCTCTTTGCCCCTCCCTTCTGCTGAGCGCCCCCAGAACTAGTAGCTAGCAATGGGGCACCTGACCAGGCTCGCTCCAAAAATCGAGGCTCCGTGTgtctattcacacacacacacacacacacacacacacagagctgcggctctgcccctctctccccctcattgGGGTCCACTGCTCTCTCAGTCAATAAGGAGAGGGAGTCCCCATACAGCCAAGATTcccgtgcacattgctggatggacatggggctcaggtaaatattaggggcgGGGGTGCTGCTGCACACAAGGCACAAGGTttgaaaaaaccttgagcctttagaaccactttaaagcaacagtttttttcattttgggataaaggttttacatatttAAAAGTTGACCATTGTAAGGACCCCTGCTAGTTTTAAATTGTCTCATCTCTGCAAATTATACGCTCTGCTGGAGagtttgttcttttgaaaaacagattTACTGTCCAGATGAGAAATAGAACACATTcaaagctagccatacattattcatttttttttttaaccggtgggttgaacgaaaaaaaaaaaaaagagccaattCCCTTATTCACATACTTGATGTAGATAGGGATATTAGTACTGCTGTAGTATTGTACTCTGACAGCAGGAGccttccctgccatcagaatacaatcgTCTGTGTTGCCAGATATAGCTGGAGGCACCGATTGTTTaggaaaaacccaacaggctggttgcacactgaccactgctgGACCGGTCAAATTTtgttccatgtatggccagctaaagaaacggtaagctgcaatacaataaatgtttgcttttgggttaaaTACCACTTTGAGTCGCTGCCAACAGTAGAGctacaaaacataaaaacaaacagtCATAGAAAACGATTGAACCTGTTTCAGCACAGAAAATTATTTTCCACTAAGAACATTTTTCAGTTATACTTGTACAGTTCATGTACAGCCTGCATTCTTCTGTCCATATTACAACGAGGCACGTGTGCCCTGGTGACTTCTATGGCTTATTTAAAAGCTGCAGGCATAAAGTTACATTAGCATGTACAGTATTATAGGCATCTTACATTTCTGTATCTACTGCATTGGTCTCATTGTAAACCTGAAGCTGTTTTTCAAGCTAGGTGTGCGTCACTGGTATCTGAAATGACGACTTGTGATGCACTTTTGGCGTGAACATTTTTGGCAATTCTTTCACACCTCAGGGTGCAATCAACCTATTAGAAGTTGTGCAAGACTCCTGAAAGCAGTGTGGTGAAGGATATGGGACGGTTACTGGAAATCTGCTGTTATCTAGGGAGGTGAACACTGTTTTTACCTACTTTGCCAGCTGTAATTATCCATTATGGGAGAATCCACACATTGTTCTTCAGTTTCCAAAACCGATGTGTCTGATGATATTGGGACAGTAACTTCAGCATCAAGAGGCTTATCCACTGACAATTCAACCTCTGTTGGAATATGTAAATAGTATAATCATTCAACATgaagaaaatgaagaaaaaaccTCTGCGCTACTACAGACTCCTTAAAGGTGATAACCCAAAACAAATaaggtgcagcaaaacctaatatcATTCAACATGATTTTAGAGCAAAAATTAATTCGGCAACAGGTGACTTCATTTTAGTAcgaaaaaaattactttgaaaTAACAATATTTCAAGAAGGATAGTTCATGAGCAGAAAAAGTTGGGCAGATCACAAATTAACGATCACTGATATAGATGATAAAtcattttttctgaaaataatcGTGGGACCTCAAATCCCTTAAAGATTGCATTGCTAGGTGCCTACCTGCCACAAAGCTACCATGTGAGCAAATTCCGTGtaacacacattttatatacagtatcatcACAAAACCCAATTACTAATCAAAAAGCAAACATTATTACCATCACCTTGAGAATCTCCGTCTGTTCTTCCTTTGCTCTCATGTTCAATTCCAGAGGTGCTTTGACTGATGGTAGAGCTATAAGAACTCTTGTTAAGGTTAACAACCTCGAGACCAAAAGGATCATCTACAGACATCTCCTCTGACATCCTGTGGTGTGAATCGGCTTCAATGCCAGAGGTATGTGAGCTACTATGACTGACAGTTGACTGTCTAGAAAGGCGATTGTTCTTGGCACTTTCCCTGCTGCTTCCATGAGAACATTTATCAGATGGATCTAAATCCATTTCCATGTTGTCACTTACATAGGATTCCCTGTAGCATTTCTTTTCTAGAGAACAAACAAAAGCATTATTAGTAGATATGCATAACCTCCATAAAACATATTGTTATGAAGTTGAGATGTAATAAACActctttaaaaggggttgtaaaggtttgtcttttattttctaaataggttcctttaagctagtgcattgttggttcacttaccttttcccttctaaatgttttttttctttgtctgaatttctcacttcctgtaagcttgcccccatcatacaTGGGGGTttgtcagtcagaacagcttactgaggaggaacaggaagtgagaaattcagacaaaggaaaaaaaaatttgaagggaaatgcactagcttaaaaggaacccatttagaaaataaaaaaaaaacctttacaacccctttaagttgtcaAGTTTCTTGGTTGGTTTGGCCGTTACAGGCAGAGTTTTGGTCCCGTATGTAAAGCTCCTCGTGTGACAGAAGCTGGCCTCACGACCAGCTTCTGGGaaacaagcatgctggaaaaccagccaaAGGCTTCAAACGCTGATCACTGTGTTCTGAAAGGGCGTCAGTCACCCTGTCAGAACGCgatagctcagcagggagatcGCCACactaacattgaatgtgttggTATggcgatctgttttttttttgttcatcctgctgggttgaacaaaacaaATAATTCCACGTGTACCCAGCAAAAGACATGGAACCCATTTGGGCAGAAGAGGACTCACCATGATAAATCTAACAAGTTCATTGTAAAAAGGTTAAGGCTTTGCAAGATTTTTTAAAATTAAACTTTAAAGTATATGTTATCTCAAAATTAAATTCTTCACATTTTGGTTTTTACTTCTTGTCAATGtagtatgttttgttttattttcttaatttcaggtgatcctgccagtcccccttCATTCTGACCAtgccaaatgcggtattgcacatCTGTGCTGGTCATGTTAAATACCAGTGCATTTTTCTAGGTGACACAAGAAGCTGTATCTACGGATGGCGTGTCTGTTTTCCCGTGGtcagccaatcacagcctgccttttGCAGCTGCAGCCTATAGCCGTTTGAAACTTAAACCAGAGCTCCACCTaagtggaagctccgcttatcTCCCTCCTCCCGCCCTCTGGTGCTTtcagggaggggaagggagagtgggtacctgtttttgacaggtacccgctcccacttttgggtgatcttgttggggccattcacaaagcacagcgatCTTCACGCATTGGCAGCAAAATCGGCTGGGTGAAGACACCATGGGATCCCTGGAGAGGCAAGtgccccaatattaaaagtcagcagatacagtatttgtatctgctgacttttaatttttttttgaaagaggATGGACCTCTTTTTTAAAAGAAGGGTGTCCTTCTGGAACAGTGCACACAAAACAGAGAAGATACTTGTCCGCCTTGTAAGAAACACACCCCAGATAATGCTGTGTGGTCAGGTGACAATTTACAACTtcataaaaagttaaaaaaaattctaacaaatgAAATGTGATTAGATTAAAAACATACTATTTGCTGTAATACAATGTGCCTTTGTATCCGTGTGTTCACAACTACTTTCATTCTTTTAAATGAAACATGGAGTTTGTCATGGGATAACAGCTCCACACGAATTCCATGTTTAATGTTTCAATCCCAagtttaaagcctagtacacaaggGCTGAATGTCGGGCGACATTGGCCGGTTCAATGAAGTCGGTCCGATAGAAGCTGGCCATTTGGCTGGCTTCTGGCAAATGGGCATGGCTGAAAAAGGCCTGCCGGTAGgctcccaatcagcgctctcagtcaatggctgagagagctgaccggagtgttctggtaggaggggcatccccctgtcagaacccaATAGAACATCAGGGGAGATCAATGTGCCAATGgtggatagttagtacagtgtTTTTTACTgaactgtcaggtttttttttttccatttagctctgtttggttgaaaaaaaaaaaaaactgatgtgtACTAGGATTAACACGTATGAGGCAGGGTCGTTCTAAGTCTCCCTAAGCCTTATCAGCTGGCTTAAATATATAGGGGGAGGTTTTGCTGCTATGTAGATACATGACTTTTAAAAATGAGTGTTGGATTaagtataaaatatttatatacattGCTACAAGTTAACACATACCTTCTGCTTCTTCCACTTTCTTAATTTCTTTTATCACAGGTTGTATATTTAAATACAGTCTATGACTATTACTGAGCAGATGCAAAAGGTGTTGTGATCGGAACGGACAGCCTGTGTAGTAAACCAGTTTCCGTGCTGACGGCAATCCATCAGGTTGAATCTCAAATTTCTTACccttcaaaaaaatgacatgcattTTAGAAACtccagaaaacaaacaaaactgtAACTATACAAAACAATTTCTTAGCAAATGTAATGTCTGACAGGAAAGCCCTATATTCTAGAAATAGTTTATTAAAGTCTTGCATACTGTACACTCCaaagtacaatatatatatatatatatatatatatatatatatatatatatatatatatatatatatatatatatatatatatatatatatatatatatacacacacacacatacacacacacacacacagtacagaccaaaagtttggacacgccttctcattcaaagagttttctttattttcatgactatgaaaattgtagattcacactgaaggcatcaaaactatgaattaacacatgtggaattatacataacaaaaaagtgtgaaacaactgaaaatatatttcatattctatgttcttcaaagtagccaccttttgcagcagacacatctctagaactgttaagaggagactgtgtgaatcaggccttcatggtagaatatctgctaggaaaccactgctaaagaaaggcaacaagcagaagagacttgttccggctaaagaacacaaggaatggacatttaagaacacaaggaatggacattagaccagtggaaatctgtgctttggtctgatgagtccaaacttgagatctttgattccaacccccgtgtctttgtgcgacgcagaaaaggtgaacggatggactctacatgcctggttcccaccgtgaagcatggaggaggaggtgtgatggtgtgggggtgctttgctggtgacactgttggggatttaatcaaaattgaaggcatactgaaccagcatggctaccacagcatcttgcagcggcatgctattccatccggtttgcgtttagttggaccatcatttatttttcaacaggacaatgaccccaaacacacctccaggctgtgtaagggctatttgaccaagaaggagagtgatggggtgctgcgccaggtgactacctcttgaagctcatcaagagaatggcaagagtgtgccaagcagtaatcaaagcaaaaggtggctactttgaaaataaagaaaactctttgaatgagaaggtgtgtccaaacttttggtctgtgtatatatatatatatatatatatatatatatatatatatatatacgtatatctgtgtgtgtatatatatatatatatatatatatataagggaaaACTACTAATAAAATGCAACACATTAGACCTGGGTCATTAAGAGCAGGTAAAATCCACAAACATAAAAAGAATAGCCAAGTTTCATCTACTTACAAGAAATGTAAGCTTCCCCACATTTGACCATGGAAAATCATAGAGAAGTTGACGAATATGATCAATTTCCtgcataaaaataaatgaaataaaaagcatTCACAACTTTCACCCTTGACAAGAATAACCAATATACTACATATTCCCATATAACATAGGGGTCCtaattaaaaaattgtctgagaATTTCTCAAGCATTTGCATAGCCATCATGACTAATCCTTTTtattagcccaatttatttccGATCGCTAGCCCCATCTAATATGATATTTTCCATAAATCAGGAAAATACCCGGCCACTAGATGGAGGTGAAGCCCAAACTATAGACAAAACAATTACAATTTTGGATAGAGAGGTGTTTAAACCTTACACTGTCTCCTTTATCTAAATGTCAGGACATTGGAGAATAGATTCAAGAAAATGCAGCGCCAAGTCCAAGGTCCAGCACCTGTTAGTATTCTGCGATGCTACTGAAATTCtaaacagaggagggggctaaaagGAGTCAGTCTGTTGTGCTGGGCAACCGTGGATTGACTGAAGAGGGACTAAAAATAAGTAAGTGAGAACAAAAGAACCGTGCTTTGCTCCCATCTGTTGATGCAGAATGCTGAACAGTAAAGTAGTTaaaggtttgttaaaaaaaaaaaaaaaacacatgacatacttacccccactgtgcagctagttttgcacagagtggccctgaacatccttcatctggggtccctcggcagctcctccccgcattagataaccccctagttGAAGCCCTCTCCCGAGGGGATTGCCTTGCGTGCGCGCTCCTGAGTCATTCatttggcgtccatagacgcagagtgtatgacccGCCCCCACCTGCGCAtcatttgatttgattgacagcagcaagagccaatggctgcactgctatcaatctatcaaatCAAAAGCGGGACTCCATGGAGAAAAGGACGGCGGGGACGCACCAAGTAGATGAAGGGACTCAAGTAAGTAAAacaagggggctggggggctggtgttttttcaccttaatgcataggatgcattaaggtgaaaaaacacgagcctttacaacccctttaagaggacTCAGCATTCTGCACTAGGCAATGGAGGAGCAGCTGGAAAAGGAGATAAATTAGGCAGGGGCAGGCCCAAGATTGAGAGGGATTCTGCTAGGCTGGGAAAAGCAGACTAAACTCCACCAGCATCCTAGCTTTGGATCCTTCAGACATCACACTGTCTGATAGATCTACAGTAGGGCGCTAAAGcagttttataatataaaagataTGCAACAATGTTTTGGATAAGCACTCAAATGGAATAGCAGATTTAAATTCAAACACATTTAATTTTTCTAATATATGCAATCACAGTATATGTTTTCTTGGTATTGCCAATGATCTAATTTCACATAAACCTGGTCCTAAAAGAGAAACACCATTCATTAAATGAATGTGTTACACCAGATATGCACCAGGATACGCATACTTCTGgccaaaaaagaaaacgaataactcctcccaagatgTAAAAAACATACACCACATATTTATTGAAAAGTCTGCTGGTTAATCTTAAAAGAAAAGATTGCTTGTAATGGATACTGTGTATTTTTAACAAATGCGACTAGCCCACCATGCCTTTGTCCCTTTATCAATGTAGGAGATGAGGTTACAAACAGTATGCTGACTGGCTAAGGCCCTGTGGCTTTTGTTTACATCCTCTGCTGCCCCAAGCATGTGCTGGCACCTGCCATACAGCTATATAGCATTGACTCGAGTCATTTCGGTTTTTAATATAAATGGCCAAAAGGTAGTGGATAGGGCgctttttttccttaaaagtACACTTCTCATTTATTAGCTACTTAAAGCTGATTTTGCTATTTCTAATTCTAGTGAACTAAGAAAATTAAATCTTCCTTTTTAGTGTATGCAAAGACGCAGGTATAACCAccgttctggattttttttttttaaattacctgGTAAATATGAATTCCTCGAAGAGTTACACCAAGAATAATAGAAGGTCTGTCTTCTTTCTTGtcctattaaaagaaaaaaaaatacatttttaatgattTAGCAACATGCATATCAATGTATAAATTCCAATTTTTTTCAGATATTGCTGGTAGAAACTAGAGGAGTTTGTAGACCGACAAACAGTCTGTAGATTTATAGTGTAGGCTTCTGAGGCATAAATCCCCCTTGTTCCGAATGCattatggatgaaaaagggatttttaatacagcttacctgtaaaatccttttcttggagtacatcacgggacacagagcggcatattcattactatgtgggttatatggagtaccttcaggtgatggacactggcaatctcaaacaggaagtgcccctcccataggaggagtacctcagttttgtagcaagcagtatgcctcccaaaatggtccccataagaggggtgggagctctgtgtcccgtgatgtactccaagaaaaggattttacaggtaagctgtattaaaaatccctttttctttctcgtacatcacgggacacagagcggcatattc
The sequence above is drawn from the Rana temporaria chromosome 4, aRanTem1.1, whole genome shotgun sequence genome and encodes:
- the FRMD1 gene encoding FERM domain-containing protein 1 isoform X1; this translates as MSRPFFQASMPEQDYRNVCVWLPNREQLDVTVGTKATGQELFNKVCEALDIKQAHLFGLSIVKNNEYIFMDLEQKLNKYFPKEWKRDPLKTTEKFSPPCVAFFRVQFYVETGKIISDKIARKLYYYHLKEQVLRSHCTHTEETYFLLAAYALQADCGNQRNPIKNYFEPEAYFPHWIIAKRGSDYILKHAPEVHKELQGMSVKEAVLNFIRESCVLEDVPVHYYRLLKDKKEDRPSIILGVTLRGIHIYQEIDHIRQLLYDFPWSNVGKLTFLGKKFEIQPDGLPSARKLVYYTGCPFRSQHLLHLLSNSHRLYLNIQPVIKEIKKVEEAEEKKCYRESYVSDNMEMDLDPSDKCSHGSSRESAKNNRLSRQSTVSHSSSHTSGIEADSHHRMSEEMSVDDPFGLEVVNLNKSSYSSTISQSTSGIEHESKGRTDGDSQGDEVELSVDKPLDAEVTVPISSDTSVLETEEQCVDSPIMDNYSWQTVKLRGQRVDPFHKANTSKSRNSADRYSQSLDDVRIYQETHPPFSTSVLTSDTSQSYTFGCAIEEIDYSCTYTTSDCKVKSTLLGKRSMNCLSLDLLGENQLLEFIL
- the FRMD1 gene encoding FERM domain-containing protein 1 isoform X2; protein product: MSRPFFQASMPEQDYRNVCVWLPNREQLDVTVGTKATGQELFNKVCEALDIKQAHLFGLSIVKNNEYIFMDLEQKLNKYFPKEWKRDPLKTTEKFSPPCVAFFRVQFYVETGKIISDKIARKLYYYHLKEQVLRSHCTHTEETYFLLAAYALQADCGNQRNPIKNYFEPEAYFPHWIIAKRGSDYILKHAPEVHKELQGMSVKEAVLNFIRESCVLEDVPVHYYRLLKDKKEDRPSIILGVTLRGIHIYQEIDHIRQLLYDFPWSNVGKLTFLGKKFEIQPDGLPSARKLVYYTGCPFRSQHLLHLLSNSHRLYLNIQPVIKEIKKVEEAEEKKCYRESYVSDNMEMDLDPSDKCSHGSSRESAKNNRLSRQSTVSHSSSHTSGIEADSHHRMSEEMSVDDPFGLEVVNLNKSSYSSTISQSTSGIEHESKGRTDGDSQEVELSVDKPLDAEVTVPISSDTSVLETEEQCVDSPIMDNYSWQTVKLRGQRVDPFHKANTSKSRNSADRYSQSLDDVRIYQETHPPFSTSVLTSDTSQSYTFGCAIEEIDYSCTYTTSDCKVKSTLLGKRSMNCLSLDLLGENQLLEFIL